The window CTATCATTTTAGTTATAATTGTCCTCTAGTTAATGCTCCTTATATGCCTCTTGTGAAAGTTATGATCACTCTGGAAAGATATTTGTCCTTTCATGATATACAAAAGATGATGACATTTTTGTCCAATTCAGGGCTTCGGCTTTTGGTTTTGGTCTCGGTCTCCTCAGCAGAGATTCCTCATTTCCTGAAATAAAGATGCAGTAGAAAAAACTCCTTTCTTTTCTGGGTGCAACAACAATCCACCTTTGATGTTATTCCAATTAGTTACTGTGACACCCAGAACCCAGATGTCAAGGGCATCATGGTCATTTCACCTATTAGAAtctaaataatcaattttagACCTGATTTCTTCTCTAAGGTATCTCACcgagaaaaaataattcaataagaAATATCAAGTATGTAAGCAcgtttattaaaataaaacactttcaatttaaaaatagaagcaaataaaacactttcatactcaattcatatttaacatattttagcCGACATTTAAGGGATAAAATTATCTCacctatcttttttttaaaaaaaaaaattaaatatataaatatcccTAAATTTAAGGTagtctttttaaattttcaaaatacataaatatccCTAAAATCAAGATAGctcttttaaattttcaaaatacatttttttaactcaattccaacaaaagtgaaaaaaaaaagtgttccGGACCATTGTGTGACACCCCGAATATTTTCATGAGTGTCACCATACTTGACTATAGGAGGTCGGCTAGGTTGCCATCATCTGCAGAACCACCATGGCCTACCACCTTACATCGACAACATAAGAAAGAATCAACCCACAAAAGAGCAAAGGATGAACGCCCCTGATCATTCCCGGACTTTCACATCACGTCGGTGTGATCTTACAATGGTATACCAGACAATAAACATGGGGTCCAACCCCTTCAAGCCCATATGCGCCACTCTTATCATTGGcttgaaatgaaatgaaaattgcaTCTCACCTACCCACAATTGCCCTCACGATTTGTTTCTTCACCAAGGAATCCCATGCAACTTGGCCATAGCTAGAGCCTTAGTCCTTTTTGAAGGTCTCAGAGAATGAttgatgtttttctttctttcttttccctctcATTCATAGCTAGACTCCTACTCTTAAAAACTCCCTGGTAGATGAAAAAGGGCATTCTAGCTTACATGACCATGACCCCACAGCCCATCCCTTTGCCAAAATTCATACCAAGTTCACTAGACAAAACTCATTTTTTGGGCTTATAGTAAGATAGAAGATAAGCCAGTCCTGCCCAACTTTTTTGACCATTCCCAATCATTGATCCAACAGGCTTTCACTTAATTAAACCTCCAAACAACCATCTATATTTCCAAGATGGCATTAAGAAAGGCACAAAATTCCCATGCTTAGGCCATACATTATGCCTACGATTAATGCGATAGTGTCATACCATACCTTTCAATCGCGCCAAAAGCACGCCTTCTTAATGAATTTAATCATGTTTTGGCTTCACATATCGAACAATAGGCGTATAATTGAGATATGATGGATGTTAACGGCTTTTCTAATCGGCAATTGGGTCACACTCTATCACCTAATTGTTAATTTAGGTGTCACAAGAAGGAGAAAGTGAGATGGAAGTTGATCACTCTTGATTCAGATctgaaacaattgaaaaaaatgattacaaTAAACCTATAGCTTTCACAAAaacctttcttttcctttaatttgcTTTTGAACTTTACACCCTGTGGACCATAGCCACAACTTTAGCTGCACTAGGATGAACAATGTTGGAAAAGTGAGAATGggggagaaggagaaggaaaaggaaagataTGGGGTATAAACAAAGTacccaaatcaaataaaatagataaaagaaCAAAGAATTTTCTCCCCTTTCCTTCTAAAGTAAAGTCCATTTAGTGGTTCTGATCTTCATGAATACAATAGAGTTGGACCAATAGGATGCAGAAACCAATATTTAAACTCATGTCAATTGAGTATAGATATCATTTGCTTCCACAAAAGCTAACATTGGAGCTATACCATCATTCTTTGGCCTAATGATACTGACCCACATAGTCCATATTGAGCAAAATGGGGCATACAAAATTTGCATAACCTGCTACACACATGATTAAAGGCTATGAAGCACAAGATAttgatatgatttttaatagggACATATGAGGATCATAAGCAAATGGCAATCATCTTATCTTTCTTTTCTGCTTAGTCTTTTGGTGGTCATCTTTCTTTGCATGACATGAAATAGGGTACCAAAAAATGATTGCCTCAAGCATTGGTATCTAGTCATTTGGACAATGTAACTTTGTCTTAGAATTtataaacaaaggaaaaaatcatTGCCTAAGTGTGGGTTTTGCCCTATTGTCTCTGCACTGAGACTTGTGCATATTCTTACTCTAAAAAGTGGCATTATGTATTCATTCAATTTTAACTCCTTCCCATTAAAGTTTTGGTCAGCCTAGCTAATGTGATGAACATTTTTGTGATTAATGCTTTAAGAGACTTGAATGGAGTGGCACCCAAGAGTCGTTTGAATGGTATATTAATAGCTCATGCCCTTGAGGGCCTAAAAGTGGCAGAATGAGTACAAAGCCAAAGCCAAAACCAAGACACCCCATGTGTTGGTGAGCACAAGAAGGCCTTTGAGGGCCTCAAACTGTCCTCACTCTATgcattttgtatttttttttttatattattttgtcgACACTTCAAAATGCCAAAAATTTACATGGttgaatttatataaaaaccaatatatttACAACGAGTTTGAAAGtattaaaatatctaaatttttaCTTACTAGGGTTACCATTTATTTTAGTCGGTACAAAAAGACATCATCATTTAACcgatgttatatatatatttttaaaattcattatttatatgttaatctcatttatttttactcatatgttttaatttaatttacttatattttcattcaaacgtgtaattatacatatttaattaTTCGAATATAGAGTTGTATCACCAAATGTCTACTgccatgacaaaaaaaaaaattattttctgggCCCAAAGATGAGAGAATTCAAATGGCGTAAAAAATAGGTCaacctaattttttaatttttgttttcgaGATGAGAGTTCACTGACTTGGATGTGATCCATAGCTTTCAGGTGTCAATCACATTTCCCTTTCATAGGAAAGAAACACACCCATGGCTGCTTTGGAACTTGGAAGCCACACCCACAAGCCACCATTTACTGTGCTCCATTACTTCTGTAGCTCTATCTGCAGGAAGTGTGCCACGGATCTGTTtggataaaaggaaaaattaaaaaaagaaaaagaaaaactcattCTTCGTATAAGCTTGTGATGAAAAGGCTCCCCTCTCCCACTCCCACATAGGTCAACTTCCCAAGTACCCTCTCAATCAATCTTTTTGAAACATTTCTTTCCATGATCAACGGAAAAGTATTTACATATACAGTGTCAAGTAACAGGCTATTACATAAGATTTTTAGAAACAAAGATAGATAATTAGGTAGTGTCATTTCAGGGATGATGGGTGGTGAGATCATGTCCCATACGTCATTTGAATGACTGGGTGGCTGTCACTTTGAGCTGAATTCAATGCTGTGTGTTTTTTCCCTATTTCCTCCTAGCAATCAGTGCTACaactctctcttcctttttctctttctctttctctttctttttctcttgtcTGATGTATGTATTAATGGCAGCTTGCTCCATTTGTAACTGTAATAACTGCCTCATATTGGGTTtctcatttgcaatttgcaTCACCAAATATTAATTCATCCTCCCATGTTGGTCATTTCgagaaaaagggcaaaaaaagaaaaagaaaaagaaatgtacCCATAAATGTGATGTCACCCACAAGTCAATGAGGGGTTTTTGCCTTTGGAGCCTACAAAATATGACCCACACTTGTCCTTCAAGGTGGGTGCCAGGGTTTTTGTTCTCAATGGTATTAATTAATgctaaaaactaattttatatacTCCACAATTGGCCCAATTTTGTGTGTGTTTTACATTGTTTTTATTCCAAAGTGTGTTAAGTAgaattattttctcttaaaagtgttttcaaaagcataatccatcaatttttttttttaaaaaatcattataaataatttttcaatactaaaaattttaaagtattttctaaaatttgctaaacatttaatttcttttcaaaaacttttaacttcttaaaattattgtcaattCAAACACTAAAAATTCATTTCGTAGTAATTCTAAgaaatatttctaacatttttaatattaaattttttttatctatcttTGAAATATTAGAAGGGATAAAAACGCTTCTTAAAATTCTTATCAAAGAAACTCTTAGGGggtatttggttttcatttctatttcttagtggatattagattttatataatttcGGTCGTGAATCAAGAACCATgaggataatatttttaatttttttttataataaaagtatttttattaatttaatttttatgtcatATTAATTTACTTTGTTTAGTGTATTTGTTATTTAggtaataaatgaaataatatgaaaatgttttataaaaaaaatattaaatattatcggtagtttttatatttacatattAGTCGTTTGGCCGTTCTAAAAAGTTgggttttagaaattaatttttgaaatcaaaataagatattttagatatctagattttctttttgaaaatataaaaaatacaataaaaaatgttttggaTACTATGAGaaatttccattaaaattaggaattatttataaaagaattttaaaataaataatatttggtgtattatagtaaaattttttaaataaattgtaactcaaaaactcaattaataaaaaaaaaatcacaagtaAAGATTACTTAGTTATTTTTCTCTACacacaattataatttttcaaattttcttgtcaagtaattggttttcaaatcaattaaaatttgatgtgtcggatttattaataaattttataatttttaaaaataatttgaaactatgAAAATGACGGATTCAAATACGTATTTGAATCGTGAATTTATGCGATTActaaaaaacttaatttatttatatatttaaaaaaataaattttcttcttttttataattcagtttaaataaaatattattaataattgttattttaaaaatattattatccaattattttagaaaaaaccaatttataactttattaaatattaaaatacatattttataatatctgctaaaatattatcttttattttatatttttataaaagacatgatttacattttttataatattaatacatattttataaaaaaatatctttaatttatttttaattaagaaattattttttatttttttaaaggaagatAAACCAAGACTATTTTATAGTCTCTTtactttgaaaataaatttttaaataattcaaattttgttgTTGGAATTGGTctcattatttgaaaaatgatattaaaaataatttaggaaatacttttagtttaaaaaacgtttttgaaaaaaaaaaaattaggtatttagttacaaatatgaaaatttgaaaatagattttaatattttttagaaaaacacttCAACTTCAACTAGAAACACTCGAGAAGTGATTCTCaaacatttataaataaaatatttccattaaaaacactcaaaatggttgattctattaaaaacatttataaataaaacactTTAGTACTCTCGAACtataagataatttatttttttaactttatcccaaaaaaaatcaaaactaagttGTTAAAAAATGTGAATCAATTCTtatctttttcaataaatttataatattctattatattctaattttagtcactattttattttaattttaaaataatattatttattagataaaaaatataatattaaaaaaattggccCTTTTAATCATAGTTAATAGCAATACAACACATCCCActtccataaataaaaaaataataaaaataataaaataataaagaagaaaagagtggAGTTAAAAGCAGACATTATCCGTAGGCAACAAAACAAAAGCAAGCTTTCCCTTTTAATTACCGCACTCATAATATTTGCCTATAATTCATAGGCCCTCAaggttttaaaatttcaaatgagGGTCCGATCGCTATCATGCGCCACGGCATCACTATCCCCCCTCCCCTCTCTCCTCCTCCTTCAAATAATTCAACCCACAAGTAAACTcacccttttgttttttattcatttcctcTCCAATTCCTCGCCGATCACTCCCCCTTTATAAACCTTTTCGGCTTCTGCTTCCCCACCTTTTTCCTCTGCGATCGGCGATGCTCTGCTCGCCGCTCCGACGTTCTCACGCCGCCGCCGACCTCTGAGTCGCCGGAGATCTTGCTTTCAGATCTGTGAGCTAATTTCAGGTACTGTGCGTTACATGCTTCCTTTTTTCTCTGACTTTCGGATGTAACGCAGGAAGATGAAAGGAAGTGGAGTTTTGCTTTGGAGTGATGTGGTGTTGGTTTGGTTTGGATTAGGCGGAAATGGGGAGAGCATCTTGACTGAGCTAGTGGTTGAATTGTGCTCAGTGGAGTGGAGGTTTTTAAATCTGAGATTcgaattctattttctttttccttcgtTTTCTTGGCAAAAGGAGCGGAGAGTCAGTTCTGTGAGAGCAGTAGCTCTTTCCGTTGAAGATGGTGGAATTAGGGGGCCTATGTGAGGGGTTGCATGTTAGCAAAACCGTTTTGTTTTAGATGATGCGTGGGAGGAGTGAAGAGATCTTCTACTTCTGTGATGATTGACAAATGATTTTTCGATAAGTTCTATGAAagtattggtttatttattgatttattttgtttagcTTTTCATCCTTGATCAGAGAAGAGTGGAATTTATAAGCTTTTATGAATTACTTGTCTTTTATGAATAACAGATTGATATGAAACTTCTATGAGTGCTGATCAAACTGATAAGATTTATATAGAAACTTCACTGAGAGTTCCAATTGAATTTGTGGTGATTTATGTAGAAATTTTTTCCCTTGAATGAGTCGTGGTTGACGtagaaaaattgatttgaagtGTTGACTTCATCAACTTCATcacttttattaattaaatttattgatttttttcatgtttattcATTCTAAAATTGTGATTACAATGcatttaagggttttttttttttttttttttttttttttttttcttgttgaaattttttagtCACATTGGAATTAGAAAATTCTTTAGCAgatttttgatgaattttttagttccataataatttgtttatacatGCTATCAAGGCTTTGCTAGTTATGGTTCATATTCAATCGGTTCATTTATGTAAACTGGCTTCTTTGTGAATCTTAAGAATttggaattatttatttatttttttttttttggtgatgtTTTTGTGGAATGATTTGTTATTATCTTAATCCATATTATCATCTAGGCCAATTAATCCTTATTCGAAATTATCCCTCTCTTGCAGGTCATTAATAAAGTCATTAGAAGTATTAAtggaaaaatagtaaaattcaCTCTCTTAATTATGCTATGACCATTTTAGGAATCAATTTACCAATAGGCATCTTTTACTTATTTGTATTTCATTGTTATAATGGCCATTTAATGATATGCAATTGCATTATTAATTGTTTCATCAGGTTTCCTTACAGACACAGTGTATATTATGTCTTTTGAGTGTGTGTATTTACACTTTAGTGATATTTTGGATAAGCTTTCTGACTCTGAGTTATGGGTGGATGCAAGGCTGGCGGCTTGGTTCTTCACAAGGGAGGGAGTTTAGAAGAACTTGCTTCTTGATGCCCAGATGAGCAGAACTGATGTTATTGGCAGTGGAAGGAGGAGGGTTCTTCTCTTCTTCAGCTTCGGGGTACACTAAGGGCCTGACCCTTCTTCTCTTGGGTCAGAAGAACGAAGAAAAACCCATGAGAGTTTCCCCGTGGAATCAGTACCAGTTGGTGGACCAAGAATCCGACACCGACCTCCAGCTGGCTTCCGGGAAGAACCGGCTTTCCCGCGGGTGCGCTTCCTTTGTCTGCTTTGGTCGCGCTTCCGCAGGACTTGAGGTCCCATCCCCACTGAAGGTGGGCCCTGTTCAACAGCAGGATGGCTTGCCAGGGCCTCCTATTTCAGACAAGGGCAAGGATCATACTACTGATCATGGTGACGATAACAATGAAAGAGATGTTCCTCTTAAGAGTAGCTTGAAAAAACCATTTAATAGTATTCCAGTTTCTGGTGGTGATAATGAATGTGAGCCATTGGGTGAAACATGTAGTGACATCCCCGGTTGCACTGAAAGGAGGAAAGTGCAGTGGACAGATGCATGTGGTAGAGAGCTTGTTGAGATTAAGGAATTTGAGCCCAGGTATGGACACTTCATATCtaatcaaatttcattttttatgcaTGCAGTTTATTTagcttattatttttcttttgcccTAAATATGCCAGAGTTATATTTAGATGCTTCTATTGATGCATGTGCTTGTGCATGTATTTCTTATTTCCTTCATccttccttttaatttttttttaatgttgtaaTTTTACCTGCATACTCCAATATGGTTTAACACTgctaaaattccaaaaattgatttttgatatGCTGTTTCCATTTGCATTTTGTCTCCTACAtctttgaaatatatatttttttctttctggcaCTCAAACATGCATATGGTAAGTAGTAATCGAAAACAAAGTTATGTAATTGGAGACTACTGTCCAGTATATCAAATCACACTGCTTGAATAATCGAGAAGTTGTTCAGAACTTCAGATATGTTTTAGAATACTAGGGACCGATATTTATATGACTCTTACaatcctatttttaataagtGCTTGGGTGGTTATAAGCTCTTGTTTAGAGAAGCTTAAAGTGATCGCTTTCTACCCTGATTTTCTATCTCAGTCGTATTCCAAAACATTCATCATAGTCTGTATTGTGGAGGTTAAACTGCCAGTTTTAAAATGGGGAGAAAGAACCACCTACTCAATGTAGTAGATGACACATGAAATGAA is drawn from Vitis riparia cultivar Riparia Gloire de Montpellier isolate 1030 chromosome 18, EGFV_Vit.rip_1.0, whole genome shotgun sequence and contains these coding sequences:
- the LOC117907176 gene encoding uncharacterized protein LOC117907176 isoform X2; the encoded protein is MLLAVEGGGFFSSSASGYTKGLTLLLLGQKNEEKPMRVSPWNQYQLVDQESDTDLQLASGKNRLSRGCASFVCFGRASAGLEVPSPLKVGPVQQQDGLPGPPISDKGKDHTTDHGDDNNERDVPLKSSLKKPFNSIPVSGGDNECEPLGETCSDIPGCTERRKVQWTDACGRELVEIKEFEPRWVKLKISDIPCSHYL
- the LOC117907176 gene encoding uncharacterized protein LOC117907176 isoform X1, yielding MLLAVEGGGFFSSSASGYTKGLTLLLLGQKNEEKPMRVSPWNQYQLVDQESDTDLQLASGKNRLSRGCASFVCFGRASAGLEVPSPLKVGPVQQQDGLPGPPISDKGKDHTTDHGDDNNERDVPLKSSLKKPFNSIPVSGGDNECEPLGETCSDIPGCTERRKVQWTDACGRELVEIKEFEPSEVGESDDEFDNGSERSCSCAIM